A single genomic interval of Nitrosomonadales bacterium harbors:
- a CDS encoding autotransporter domain-containing protein has protein sequence MNRTHRVVWSESRQAFIVTSEKAKAKGKPSSSVKAVASAVVMALAAMAAEPAMAGAGSPCPAPVAGVVDVGAGVAVTSQCLLGAGESLTVANTGSISANPAVAVNGGNTATSIGNSGTLSGATWGIDIYASSSLGSITNNAGGSIAGGNFGIHIDTHSSVTGGITNSGTISGAAGGGIGVFSSLGAPLSSITGGITNNAGGAISGASYGIGLNNASLSGGIVNSGTITGWAAIRLANGGSVDSITNNAGGTIAGGPNGIRIYTNGMVTGGIINSGTIHGNTDGIRIFNSGSITGGITNSGTISGVYGFSLSTGGSIDNITNNNGGTITGTSLGIVIYTGGSIGSITNNTGGSISGSAAGITVYDTLGSISNSGTIFGGIQGVVLNNGIVTGGISNSGTISGVSKGIGLYNSSSVTGSITNNAGGTISGGTQGVGLSSSIVTGGITNNAGGTISSGRTGIYIHNSSFAGGISNNGTISGGNTAIMVSTGTSITGGITNNGTITGTAFTGISIFNGALGGVDSITNNGGGTISGAMTGIYLASGKVTGGITNSGTISGGTWAVTTIGMSTLPTIDIGGNNTASFVGAVNAPNTAVSILNGASYTLNTADAFTVASFTNNGTAMFAAGANSFDLTNVTGTTFTNNGVLSVADGGAATLTGNYTQSATGVLQVGASSAASYGTLNVTGTADLSASNAIDVNVAGANTLAAGNVLPGVLTAGTLTAGPAYTVTDNSALFDFTGATNVNAIDLTVVAAAVAPGGGTTAVSSVTAAGNTSALGAAAVFDALIALGGAAPPAMAPVITALGLLGTQQQVSAAIGQMLPLITGGMAQANLSNLHGVSRVIQARMEGARGLGLSSGDGMADRKAWVKPLGSWANQKDRNGAFGYAAQTYGVVVGADSELSQAYRMGAAFAYSHSNVDGNSGAQAAGIDSYQAVLYGSNSLSDATEINWQADYAYNQNKGSRYIALVGSVASSSYTSDSIHLGAGIGHTMALNEQTSFTPSFRADYTSLSDKGYTETGAGALNLTVAGKTTDEFILAADGKLAHRLDDNTAVTANLGVGYDANAKQNSVTASFAGGGAAFVTNGITPSSTVVRGGLGYVATTAGGVEITARYDLEARSGFTGQTASVKARWAF, from the coding sequence ATGAACCGTACCCACCGCGTCGTCTGGAGCGAATCGCGCCAGGCATTCATCGTCACCAGCGAAAAAGCCAAGGCCAAGGGCAAACCTTCATCTTCCGTAAAAGCCGTGGCTTCGGCCGTGGTGATGGCGCTGGCCGCGATGGCCGCAGAGCCGGCGATGGCGGGGGCAGGATCTCCCTGTCCTGCCCCGGTCGCGGGCGTGGTCGATGTCGGGGCAGGTGTCGCCGTAACGAGCCAGTGTTTGCTCGGGGCTGGCGAATCGCTGACAGTCGCTAATACTGGCTCGATCAGCGCCAATCCGGCGGTCGCGGTGAACGGCGGCAACACCGCGACCAGCATCGGCAACAGCGGCACTCTTTCAGGTGCTACCTGGGGTATAGACATCTACGCCAGCAGCAGCCTTGGCAGCATCACCAACAACGCGGGCGGCAGTATCGCCGGCGGCAATTTCGGCATCCACATCGATACGCATAGCAGTGTCACCGGCGGCATCACAAACAGCGGCACGATCAGCGGCGCCGCTGGCGGGGGTATTGGTGTTTTTTCCAGCTTGGGCGCGCCGCTTAGCAGTATCACCGGCGGCATCACCAACAACGCGGGTGGCGCCATCTCCGGCGCCAGTTACGGCATCGGCCTGAACAACGCCAGCCTGTCCGGCGGCATTGTCAACAGTGGCACTATCACTGGCTGGGCAGCCATCCGCCTCGCTAACGGTGGCAGCGTGGACAGCATCACCAACAACGCGGGCGGCACGATCGCCGGCGGTCCAAACGGCATCAGGATTTACACCAATGGCATGGTCACCGGCGGCATTATCAATAGCGGCACGATCCACGGCAACACGGACGGTATCCGCATTTTCAACTCCGGCAGCATCACCGGCGGCATCACCAACAGCGGTACGATCTCCGGTGTCTACGGTTTCAGCCTTTCCACCGGCGGCAGCATCGACAACATCACCAATAATAATGGCGGCACAATTACCGGCACCAGCTTGGGTATCGTCATTTATACAGGTGGCAGCATCGGCAGTATCACCAACAACACGGGTGGCTCGATCTCCGGTAGTGCTGCCGGAATTACCGTCTACGACACACTTGGGAGTATCAGCAACAGCGGCACGATCTTCGGTGGCATTCAAGGTGTCGTCCTCAACAATGGTATCGTGACCGGTGGCATCAGCAACAGCGGCACGATCTCGGGTGTTTCCAAAGGTATCGGGCTTTACAATTCTAGCAGCGTGACCGGCAGCATCACCAACAACGCCGGTGGCACGATCTCCGGTGGCACTCAAGGTGTCGGCCTCAGCAGTAGTATCGTGACCGGCGGCATCACCAACAACGCGGGAGGTACAATATCAAGCGGGCGGACAGGGATCTATATTCATAACAGTAGCTTCGCGGGCGGCATCAGCAACAACGGCACGATCTCGGGCGGCAATACCGCCATCATGGTTTCCACCGGAACCAGTATCACCGGCGGCATCACCAACAACGGCACGATTACCGGAACTGCCTTTACCGGCATCAGCATCTTCAATGGCGCCCTGGGTGGCGTGGACAGCATCACCAACAACGGGGGGGGCACCATTTCCGGCGCCATGACTGGTATCTATCTTGCTTCTGGAAAAGTCACCGGCGGTATCACCAACAGCGGCACGATCTCCGGCGGTACTTGGGCTGTCACCACGATAGGGATGAGCACCCTGCCCACCATCGACATCGGCGGCAACAACACTGCCAGCTTCGTCGGAGCGGTGAATGCGCCCAATACGGCGGTGTCCATTCTCAACGGTGCAAGCTATACGCTGAATACCGCTGACGCGTTCACCGTGGCGAGCTTCACCAACAACGGCACGGCCATGTTTGCCGCAGGCGCGAACAGCTTCGACCTGACGAACGTGACCGGCACCACATTCACCAACAACGGCGTGCTGTCGGTAGCGGATGGCGGCGCGGCCACCCTCACCGGCAACTACACGCAGAGTGCGACCGGCGTACTGCAGGTGGGCGCATCCAGCGCGGCCAGCTACGGCACGCTGAACGTCACCGGCACCGCCGACCTGTCGGCCAGCAACGCGATCGACGTCAACGTCGCCGGCGCCAACACCCTCGCGGCAGGCAATGTATTGCCCGGCGTGCTCACTGCGGGCACCCTGACCGCCGGCCCGGCCTACACCGTCACCGACAACAGCGCACTGTTCGACTTCACCGGCGCCACCAACGTCAACGCCATCGACCTCACCGTCGTGGCTGCCGCCGTCGCGCCTGGCGGTGGCACGACCGCCGTCAGCAGCGTCACCGCCGCCGGCAACACGTCAGCGCTCGGTGCGGCCGCGGTCTTCGACGCGCTGATCGCCCTCGGAGGCGCAGCGCCACCCGCGATGGCCCCGGTCATCACCGCACTCGGCCTGCTCGGCACCCAGCAGCAAGTCTCCGCCGCCATCGGCCAGATGCTGCCGCTGATCACCGGCGGCATGGCCCAGGCCAACCTTTCCAACCTGCACGGCGTCAGCCGCGTCATCCAGGCCCGCATGGAAGGCGCGCGCGGCCTCGGCCTGTCCTCCGGCGACGGCATGGCCGACCGCAAGGCCTGGGTCAAGCCGCTCGGTTCCTGGGCCAACCAGAAGGACCGTAACGGCGCATTCGGCTACGCCGCCCAGACCTACGGCGTCGTCGTCGGCGCCGACAGCGAACTGTCGCAGGCCTACCGCATGGGTGCCGCCTTCGCCTACAGCCACAGCAACGTCGACGGCAACTCCGGCGCGCAGGCGGCCGGCATCGACAGCTACCAGGCCGTACTGTACGGCAGCAACAGCCTGAGCGACGCCACCGAGATCAACTGGCAGGCCGACTACGCCTACAACCAGAACAAGGGCAGCCGCTACATCGCCCTCGTCGGCAGCGTCGCCTCGTCCAGCTACACCAGCGACAGCATCCACCTGGGCGCGGGCATCGGTCACACCATGGCACTGAACGAGCAGACCAGCTTTACGCCGTCGTTCCGAGCCGACTACACCAGCCTGAGCGACAAGGGCTACACCGAGACCGGCGCGGGCGCGCTCAACCTCACCGTGGCCGGCAAGACCACCGACGAGTTCATCCTCGCCGCGGACGGCAAGCTCGCCCACCGGCTGGACGACAACACCGCCGTGACGGCCAACCTTGGCGTGGGCTACGACGCCAACGCCAAGCAGAACTCGGTCACCGCCTCGTTCGCCGGAGGTGGCGCGGCATTCGTCACCAACGGCATCACCCCGTCCTCGACGGTGGTGCGCGGCGGACTGGGCTATGTCGCCACCACGGCCGGCGGAGTGGAGATCACCGCGCGTTACGACCTCGAGGCTCGTTCCGGCTTCACCGGCCAGACCGCATCGGTGAAGGCACGCTGGGCGTTCTGA